The nucleotide sequence GACGAGTTTCGAGCCCTACGCGGGCGACATCACAGTCAACCTGGTCATCCCGGCGCTCATCATTCTGGGCGGACTGGGCTTTCTTGTCATCGATGAGCTCAGGCGCCGCCTTTCGCGTACACCCTACAAGAGACTGTCGACTCATACCAGGACGGTCCTGAGTGTTACGTCAGTCCTCGTCATCGGTGGAGCCGTTCTGATCTTCATCCTGGAAAACATGACCCCAAAGGTGTTCGTGCCCCTGTCTCTGAACGAGCGTGTCCTGACGTCCTGGTTCCAGTCGGTAACGGCAAGGACAGCCGGCTTCAACACCCTGCGCATCGGAGACATGCATCCGACTTCGCTGATCATCATCATCCTGCTCATGTTTATCGGCGCCTCTCCCGGCGGCACCGGCGGCGGTGTGAAAACAACCACGTTTGCCGTCGTCGCCGCGTTCGTCTGGAGTCTCATTATCGGCTCGGACCAGACACACCTCGGCAACAGGGGCGTCCACACGGAAAGCGTCAAGAAAGCTGTTGTCGTCTTCGCTCTCAGTCTGGTTCTCGTGCTTGGCGGGACATTCCTGCTGGCTGCAACAGATGGAGACAGGTTCTCCACCCTTGCCCTGCTCTTCGAGGTTACCTCGGCCTTCGGCACAGTCGGCCTGAGCACAGGAATCACCCCGGCGCTGTCTGCCGGCGCCAAGATTGTCCTCATCGTGACCATGCTGGCAGGACGTGTCGGCGTCCTAACGGCAATGTTGACGCTCCTCGCTCCCGTACGCAAGCTCGAACGTCGGGTTCACTTCGCTGAAGACGACGTCGCCATAGGATAGGAGGCAGGTACCATGAAACCACAGATAGGTGTCATCGGTCTTGGAAAGTTTGGAAGGTCTTGCGCGATCCGTCTGGCTGAGCTGGGATTCGACGTCCTTGCGATCGACGAAACGCAGAGCAACGTCGACAGTATCAAGGATGACGTCGCCCTCGCCGTCGTCGCAGACACGACGGACCCCGCCGAACTCGAGGCCGCGGGCATTCTCAACTGCGATACTGTGGTCCTGACTATCGGAGCAGAAATTGAACACAGCGTCCTTACCGCTGCGGTCCTCAAGGAGATGGGCATACGCCACCTGGTAGCCAGGGCTTCGTCCGATCTGCACGGAAGGCTCCTGATGCGCATTGGAGCAGACGATGTGGTGTTTCCCGAACATGACATGGCCATCCGCCTCGCCAACCGCCTGAGCCTTTCCAGCATCTACGACTTTCTTGAATCCTCCCCTGACTACGATATCCTCGAGGTCCCAATGCCTCA is from Coprothermobacter sp. and encodes:
- a CDS encoding Trk family potassium uptake protein — protein: MTVVPAPNHRRPHMLQRFLLTSPAQRILLSFTIVIVVGTLFLLLPQSNTGVHPGFLRALFTATSATCVTGLALVDTGTFWSTSGQVVILLLIQVGGLGYMVLTTTLMAAFRNARLGLRQTGDFRESVASPSHRDPRSFARLIASTVIVCEGLGALFLSLRFLHDMPVGKAVWNGIFSSVSAFCNAGFDVLGGGMTSFEPYAGDITVNLVIPALIILGGLGFLVIDELRRRLSRTPYKRLSTHTRTVLSVTSVLVIGGAVLIFILENMTPKVFVPLSLNERVLTSWFQSVTARTAGFNTLRIGDMHPTSLIIIILLMFIGASPGGTGGGVKTTTFAVVAAFVWSLIIGSDQTHLGNRGVHTESVKKAVVVFALSLVLVLGGTFLLAATDGDRFSTLALLFEVTSAFGTVGLSTGITPALSAGAKIVLIVTMLAGRVGVLTAMLTLLAPVRKLERRVHFAEDDVAIG
- a CDS encoding potassium uptake system protein; the encoded protein is MKPQIGVIGLGKFGRSCAIRLAELGFDVLAIDETQSNVDSIKDDVALAVVADTTDPAELEAAGILNCDTVVLTIGAEIEHSVLTAAVLKEMGIRHLVARASSDLHGRLLMRIGADDVVFPEHDMAIRLANRLSLSSIYDFLESSPDYDILEVPMPHTAAGKTLRDLDYRARFEINVVGIRRGGEVLVTLHSDDILEPGDRLIILGSVANLHRFASQTRS